The Actinomyces faecalis genome includes the window GCCCGCTCGCGCCTCCGTATAAGGGGGCGACGCTGTACCTCCTGATTGAGGATCTTGATGACCGTGAGCTGATGGCTGATCTGATCCAGGCGACGTGGCAGGAGCTGCCGGAGCGTACTCCTAGACGGAAGAAGTGTCGATCACGTCCAGAAAAGCGCGTCCGACGTGAAGACAGATGAGTGCCAAGGCGGTGTCGATCCTGACGGCGAGATTGAGGTCTCATGGCCACTCAGACTGAGCGTGCCGAGCTGCACCGGGCTATCTGGCAGGTTGCCAACGTCATGCCAAAGCAGATGTTCGTCTGAATGCTCAAGACTTCCAGGGAGATGACCCACTTTGGGATCAGATAAACAATTGGCTGAAGCGTTGAGCTCAACTCGACAATGATGACTGGCGTCCCCCAGCCCTATGGGCGATCATCGATTGGGGCTTCTTAGCCACCTCATTGATGTGAGCGGGAAGCCCGGCAGCTTTACCGTTGTTCAACGGTGTGATGACCAGGTAGAGGGGCGGTGCCAGGGTGTTCGAGGACTCCGCTGGGTGCGGC containing:
- a CDS encoding TfoX/Sxy family protein, whose protein sequence is MYEQIADAGGVSYRRMFGEYCVYRQGKVVGFVCDDQLFVKRTEAGMALLPGCPLAPPYKGATLYLLIEDLDDRELMADLIQATWQELPERTPRRKKCRSRPEKRVRREDR